One segment of Synechococcus sp. A15-24 DNA contains the following:
- a CDS encoding phycocyanin subunit beta: MFDAFTKVVAQADARGQFISTSEIDALAAMVSDSNKRLDAVNRISSNASTIVASAARQLFAQQPSLIAPGGNAYTSRRMAACLRDMEIILRYVTYSAFTGDASVMEDRCLNGLRETYLALGTPGASVAAGVNLMKDTALAIVNDKAGISAGDCASLSSEIGTYFDRAAASVA, translated from the coding sequence ATGTTCGACGCCTTCACCAAGGTTGTCGCCCAGGCCGATGCCCGGGGACAATTCATCAGCACCAGCGAGATCGATGCCCTCGCTGCCATGGTTTCTGACAGCAACAAGCGTCTGGATGCCGTGAATCGCATCTCCAGCAACGCTTCCACCATCGTTGCTTCGGCTGCCCGTCAGCTGTTCGCTCAGCAGCCTTCACTGATCGCCCCCGGCGGCAACGCTTACACCTCCCGTCGCATGGCTGCTTGCCTGCGCGACATGGAGATCATTCTTCGCTACGTCACCTACTCCGCATTCACCGGCGACGCTTCCGTGATGGAAGACCGCTGCCTGAACGGCCTGCGTGAGACCTACCTGGCCCTCGGCACTCCCGGTGCTTCCGTTGCCGCCGGCGTGAACCTGATGAAGGACACTGCCCTGGCCATCGTCAACGACAAAGCTGGTATTTCCGCTGGCGACTGCGCTTCCCTGAGCAGCGAAATCGGCACCTACTTCGACCGCGCCGCCGCCTCCGTCGCCTGA